In Marispirochaeta aestuarii, the following proteins share a genomic window:
- a CDS encoding bifunctional nuclease family protein produces MLVEAEIWTIARTDQGNAVLVRPIGSESAVPIFIGQLEAQSILIGLGNVPMPRPLTHDLFITLFSMLGAELQRIEITALKEGTFYAQIILSKTNGEELIIDARPSDSIGIAVRAKCPVYIDESVVDEAGISVSAVSTGSEEVASNPYEQEKRRLEEELNRAVEVENYEEAAKIRDKLQRLSETFPQGDEEAE; encoded by the coding sequence ATGTTAGTTGAAGCCGAAATATGGACAATTGCCAGAACAGACCAGGGCAACGCCGTTCTGGTCCGTCCCATCGGCAGCGAATCCGCTGTTCCGATCTTTATCGGTCAGCTGGAGGCGCAGTCCATCCTTATCGGGCTTGGAAACGTCCCCATGCCCCGTCCCCTTACCCACGATCTGTTCATTACCCTTTTTTCCATGCTCGGCGCCGAGCTGCAGCGTATCGAGATAACCGCCCTCAAGGAGGGAACCTTTTACGCCCAGATAATCCTGAGTAAAACGAACGGCGAGGAACTGATTATCGACGCCCGGCCCTCCGACTCCATCGGAATAGCCGTACGGGCCAAATGTCCAGTCTATATTGACGAATCCGTGGTTGATGAAGCCGGGATTTCCGTATCCGCCGTAAGCACTGGCAGCGAAGAGGTGGCATCCAACCCCTACGAACAGGAGAAGCGGCGTCTGGAAGAGGAGCTGAACCGGGCCGTGGAGGTCGAAAACTACGAGGAAGCCGCGAAGATCCGGGACAAGCTGCAAAGACTGTCGGAAACCTTCCCCCAGGGGGATGAAGAAGCAGAGTAG
- a CDS encoding TerB family tellurite resistance protein, whose translation MRISQLDWEAKMFLAGCIKSAIMADGRFGDDELAELEELESDLPFRDFPAALEEFEAVVKDSESFWEMAEEIQKKDIQELILSILREISLREGFPDEHELELISDLERVWNFQ comes from the coding sequence ATGAGAATTTCACAACTGGACTGGGAAGCGAAGATGTTTCTCGCCGGCTGCATCAAGAGCGCCATCATGGCGGACGGCCGCTTTGGCGATGATGAACTTGCGGAACTAGAAGAGCTCGAATCTGATCTCCCCTTCCGGGACTTTCCTGCTGCCCTGGAGGAGTTTGAAGCGGTTGTAAAAGACAGCGAATCCTTCTGGGAGATGGCGGAGGAGATCCAGAAGAAGGACATTCAGGAGCTGATTCTGTCCATCCTGCGGGAGATCAGTCTGCGGGAGGGTTTTCCTGACGAACATGAACTCGAACTTATCAGCGACCTGGAAAGGGTCTGGAATTTCCAGTAG
- a CDS encoding 8-oxo-dGTP diphosphatase has translation MTDQFASAVFYLLAAVLVFNMTQRKYQDLGEQKRFASLFIAVGILLFMVGLQIIRHFALPPVSYLPLGLAVAAYLGMLREKIFIFSPRCRECGKRFSLKEILYIDSPDCSCGPRSVDDIDWDTWEPTEHAVLCFIVSEGRVLMIHKKTGLGKGKINLPGGRIEAGETPREAAIRETREETGLTPLDPEERVELSFVFTNGYSLHGRAFFAASFEGEMTETDEADPFWCDLDKIPWDRMWEDDPLWIPRALKGEKLKGVFVFDEDTMLSHRITSLDGK, from the coding sequence ATGACAGATCAATTTGCCTCCGCCGTATTCTATCTGCTTGCGGCTGTGCTTGTATTCAACATGACCCAGAGAAAGTATCAGGACCTGGGGGAACAGAAACGTTTCGCCAGTCTTTTTATCGCAGTGGGAATTCTGCTTTTTATGGTGGGACTGCAGATTATCCGGCATTTCGCTCTCCCCCCCGTCAGCTATCTGCCCCTTGGACTGGCCGTGGCTGCCTACCTGGGGATGCTTCGGGAAAAGATCTTCATCTTTTCGCCCCGCTGCCGGGAATGCGGAAAACGCTTTTCTCTGAAGGAGATCCTCTATATCGATTCCCCGGATTGCAGCTGCGGTCCCCGCAGCGTGGATGATATAGACTGGGACACCTGGGAGCCCACCGAACATGCGGTACTCTGCTTTATCGTCTCCGAAGGCCGGGTGCTGATGATTCATAAAAAAACGGGTCTCGGAAAGGGAAAGATCAACCTCCCCGGGGGACGTATCGAAGCGGGGGAGACCCCCAGAGAAGCGGCGATACGGGAGACCCGGGAAGAGACAGGTCTTACCCCTCTGGACCCGGAAGAGCGGGTTGAGCTCTCCTTTGTTTTTACCAACGGGTACTCCCTTCACGGCAGGGCATTTTTTGCCGCATCCTTCGAGGGCGAGATGACGGAAACCGATGAGGCCGATCCGTTCTGGTGCGATCTGGATAAAATCCCCTGGGACCGCATGTGGGAGGATGATCCTCTCTGGATTCCCAGGGCATTGAAAGGAGAAAAGCTCAAAGGGGTATTCGTATTCGATGAAGATACGATGCTGAGCCACAGAATTACCAGCCTGGATGGAAAGTGA
- a CDS encoding 2Fe-2S iron-sulfur cluster-binding protein: protein MARLTVQPENRSYPLSATVSLLNTLLRNSHPIQHKCGGKTQCGTCRIRILEGSRFLNPVGENELNRLGQENLAAGLRLACQTFAYGDVSIEIPKD, encoded by the coding sequence ATGGCCAGACTGACCGTACAGCCGGAAAACAGGAGCTATCCCCTGTCTGCGACAGTGTCCCTGCTGAATACCCTTCTCAGGAACAGCCATCCGATTCAGCACAAATGCGGAGGCAAAACCCAGTGCGGAACCTGCAGGATTCGCATACTGGAAGGTTCCCGCTTCCTGAATCCCGTGGGAGAAAACGAGCTCAACAGGCTGGGGCAGGAAAACCTGGCCGCCGGCCTGCGTCTCGCCTGTCAAACCTTTGCCTACGGGGATGTCAGCATCGAGATCCCGAAGGATTAG
- a CDS encoding aminoacyl-histidine dipeptidase, translated as MAVLNEGAGCTAPLWKFFEEMLAIPHGSGNEAALAQYIRSFAQERKLPVRIDAAGNVIIKKPASPGYEDHPPVVLQGHIDMVCEKNDGTVHDFEQDPIRPVIDGDWLRADGTTLGADNGIGVAAALAVLDNPDLKHPSLEALFTVDEETGLNGAMAITPDLIEGRRLINLDSEEEGVFYFGCAGGRNTSGSLVPSFASPRSGSRMLRLRVEGLSGGHSGGEIHRRLGNALQLGALAICSAEAESMEIVSLRGGGKHNAIPREAEFILALAPGDIPRLKEAAAKVEVDARGLYTEDKPVRVVVEELKEKPSRVLKDGIRIIRGLLAMPHGSQEMSTVVPGMVETSTNLAAVTMDDKKLYVLTSQRSAAGYKRDIISRRVKAQLELMGCTVEYESEYPSWEPNPDSPLLRFAAEVYREVRKKEPHLTAVHAGLECGVIADKVPGMDMVSFGPDLEGAHSPDERVSIPSTEAFWSFLKELLARL; from the coding sequence ATGGCTGTACTGAACGAAGGAGCAGGCTGTACTGCTCCGCTGTGGAAATTCTTTGAAGAGATGCTCGCGATTCCCCATGGCTCCGGAAACGAGGCGGCCCTGGCGCAATATATCCGCTCCTTTGCACAGGAGCGGAAACTCCCTGTCCGTATCGATGCGGCGGGGAATGTCATTATAAAAAAGCCCGCCTCTCCGGGCTACGAGGATCATCCCCCGGTGGTGCTTCAGGGACATATAGACATGGTGTGCGAAAAAAACGACGGGACCGTCCACGATTTTGAACAAGACCCCATCCGGCCCGTAATAGACGGAGACTGGCTCCGGGCGGACGGCACGACCCTGGGGGCGGACAACGGCATCGGCGTGGCAGCTGCTCTGGCGGTGCTGGACAATCCGGATCTGAAGCATCCTTCCCTGGAAGCACTTTTTACCGTCGACGAGGAGACCGGCCTGAACGGGGCCATGGCGATTACCCCCGACCTGATCGAGGGCCGTCGCCTTATCAATCTGGACTCCGAGGAGGAGGGGGTCTTCTACTTCGGCTGCGCCGGGGGCAGGAACACCTCGGGAAGCCTGGTGCCCTCCTTTGCATCTCCCCGATCCGGCAGCCGGATGCTGCGACTTCGGGTGGAAGGGCTCTCCGGGGGACACTCCGGGGGAGAGATTCATCGGCGCCTGGGAAACGCCCTTCAGCTCGGGGCGCTGGCCATCTGTTCTGCCGAGGCAGAATCCATGGAGATTGTCTCGCTCAGGGGCGGCGGAAAGCACAACGCGATTCCCCGGGAGGCGGAGTTTATTCTTGCCCTGGCCCCCGGGGATATTCCGCGGCTGAAAGAGGCTGCGGCGAAGGTGGAAGTGGATGCCCGCGGACTCTACACCGAGGACAAGCCCGTACGGGTTGTTGTGGAAGAGCTGAAGGAGAAGCCTTCCCGGGTCCTGAAGGACGGAATCCGGATAATCCGGGGGCTCCTTGCCATGCCCCACGGGTCCCAGGAGATGAGTACGGTTGTGCCGGGAATGGTGGAGACCTCCACCAATCTTGCGGCTGTCACCATGGATGATAAGAAGCTTTACGTGCTGACAAGTCAGCGTTCAGCCGCCGGCTACAAGCGGGATATTATCAGCCGCAGGGTAAAGGCACAGCTGGAACTCATGGGCTGCACCGTGGAGTACGAGAGCGAGTATCCCTCCTGGGAACCGAATCCGGACTCTCCTCTGCTGCGCTTTGCCGCCGAGGTATACCGGGAGGTCCGGAAAAAGGAACCCCACCTGACCGCGGTACACGCGGGGCTCGAGTGCGGAGTGATCGCCGACAAGGTACCCGGCATGGACATGGTATCCTTCGGACCGGACCTTGAAGGGGCCCACAGCCCGGACGAGAGGGTCAGTATTCCCTCAACGGAAGCCTTCTGGTCCTTCCTGAAGGAACTCCTGGCCCGGCTCTAA
- a CDS encoding PTS sugar transporter subunit IIA, which produces MDYHHLLPPSSVLVPLRAETKQEAFDELFAGISMLRTLDRIHGLKEAVLRRELEGNTGIGHGVAMAHGKLQSLTDIFLCLGISMHGIEYGSYDGEPVRLLFVAANPPSMQGVYLHMLAVLSRYLHLAAFRERIINSEGHIARVLLHGALDTIGSGYAISA; this is translated from the coding sequence ATGGACTACCATCACCTCCTCCCCCCTTCGTCGGTACTTGTTCCCCTTCGGGCCGAAACCAAGCAGGAAGCCTTTGACGAACTCTTTGCAGGGATCAGCATGCTGCGGACCCTGGACCGGATACATGGTCTCAAGGAGGCAGTCCTTCGCAGGGAACTCGAGGGAAATACGGGTATCGGGCATGGCGTCGCCATGGCCCACGGAAAACTGCAGAGTCTGACGGATATTTTTCTGTGCCTCGGAATATCCATGCATGGTATTGAATACGGTTCCTACGACGGTGAGCCTGTGCGTCTTCTGTTTGTGGCGGCCAATCCGCCTTCCATGCAGGGAGTGTATCTTCATATGCTTGCGGTGCTTTCCCGGTACCTGCACCTGGCAGCCTTTCGGGAGCGGATAATCAACAGCGAAGGGCATATTGCCCGGGTCCTCCTCCACGGAGCGCTGGATACCATAGGCAGCGGGTATGCCATAAGCGCCTGA
- a CDS encoding TAXI family TRAP transporter solute-binding subunit: MKKILVFSLLVLLQAAPQVFAGGQGQSKFVTIGTGGVTGVYYPTGGAISRMVNAKYDEYGIKATVESTGGSVYNVNAVLSGDLDFGISQSDRQFQAYTGLAEWEESGPQKELRSVFSIHPEAVTLVASVESGIESVADLKGKRVNLGNPGSGNLQNALDVLAAAGLSEADVQAENVNAVEAPGLLNDGRIDAFFYTVGHPNGNVKEATAGRVKVRIVNIDGDVLKALTDKYSYYAKAVLPGKEYPMAANTSDPVTVGVTATLVTSTKVPEDVVYAITKEVFENFDDFKKLHPAYQNLTRESMLKGLSAPIHKGALRYYEEAGLTEYINPALIQK; this comes from the coding sequence ATGAAAAAAATCCTCGTTTTCTCCCTGCTTGTGCTTCTGCAGGCTGCGCCTCAGGTCTTTGCAGGCGGACAGGGGCAGAGCAAGTTTGTCACCATCGGTACCGGCGGAGTAACAGGGGTCTATTATCCCACCGGCGGTGCCATAAGCCGTATGGTAAATGCGAAGTACGATGAATACGGCATCAAAGCGACGGTGGAGTCCACCGGCGGTTCGGTATATAACGTGAACGCAGTTCTAAGCGGCGACCTGGATTTCGGGATTTCCCAGTCCGACCGTCAGTTCCAGGCCTACACCGGTCTTGCTGAATGGGAAGAGAGCGGTCCCCAGAAGGAGCTGCGCTCGGTATTCTCCATTCATCCCGAGGCGGTTACCCTGGTGGCCAGCGTTGAGAGCGGGATTGAATCGGTGGCGGACCTTAAGGGAAAACGCGTCAACCTGGGTAATCCCGGTTCCGGAAACCTTCAGAACGCCCTGGATGTTCTCGCCGCGGCGGGACTCTCCGAGGCTGATGTGCAGGCGGAAAACGTAAACGCCGTGGAAGCCCCGGGGCTTTTGAATGACGGTCGTATCGACGCCTTTTTCTATACCGTCGGACACCCCAACGGGAACGTCAAGGAAGCAACCGCCGGCCGGGTGAAGGTCCGCATTGTCAATATCGACGGAGACGTTCTCAAGGCCCTGACGGACAAGTACTCCTATTATGCCAAGGCTGTTCTTCCCGGCAAGGAGTATCCCATGGCGGCCAACACCTCCGATCCTGTTACCGTGGGAGTAACGGCTACCCTTGTTACCTCGACCAAGGTTCCGGAGGATGTAGTGTATGCCATTACCAAAGAGGTTTTCGAAAACTTCGACGATTTTAAAAAACTGCATCCGGCATACCAGAACCTGACCAGGGAGAGTATGCTCAAAGGTCTCTCCGCCCCGATTCACAAAGGTGCCCTCAGGTACTATGAAGAAGCGGGATTGACCGAATACATCAACCCGGCGCTTATACAGAAATAA
- a CDS encoding sensor domain-containing diguanylate cyclase produces the protein MSSEDRSLEQIKAGYEKKISDLKKLIRISRDFNATLEFPILIESILFVFMGHLRLLQVGLFIRDQFDQGDLSLYRNYRGFQIDHRVDYTLKGKSPFMQLVQEQACPCTLEELSTLLPAGEDSLTVLEKLTPGLIVPLTAKNTVMGILVLGQGTSPGLISPEILEQIRIIGPFAAMAIYNALLYEMAITDMMTKLRLRHYFLSSMNEAFEKACRNKSSLSLLFLDIDHFKAFNDSHGHSCGDFVLIKVADLIRGSIRRGDIAARYGGEEFTVLLPDTDSKMALLVAERIRRKISQEDFAYEGETVKTTISIGVAELETERDFTSESLIKRADTALYQAKEQGRNQVVLAQ, from the coding sequence ATGAGCAGCGAAGATCGGAGCTTAGAACAGATAAAGGCCGGGTACGAAAAAAAGATTTCCGATCTTAAAAAGCTTATACGCATAAGCCGGGATTTTAACGCAACCCTGGAGTTTCCAATCCTGATCGAGTCGATTCTCTTCGTCTTTATGGGACATCTGCGGCTTCTTCAGGTGGGCCTTTTTATTCGGGACCAGTTTGACCAGGGAGATCTGAGTCTCTACCGGAATTACCGGGGCTTTCAGATTGACCACCGCGTTGACTATACCCTGAAGGGAAAATCTCCCTTTATGCAACTGGTGCAGGAGCAGGCCTGTCCCTGTACCCTTGAAGAACTCAGCACCCTTCTGCCCGCCGGAGAGGATAGCCTCACCGTTCTCGAAAAGCTGACCCCCGGACTGATTGTACCCCTGACAGCCAAAAATACGGTAATGGGTATCCTGGTCCTGGGACAGGGGACATCCCCGGGGTTAATCTCCCCGGAAATTCTGGAACAGATACGGATTATCGGCCCCTTTGCGGCCATGGCAATCTACAACGCCCTGCTCTACGAAATGGCCATTACCGACATGATGACCAAACTAAGGCTGCGCCACTATTTTCTCTCCTCCATGAACGAGGCCTTTGAAAAGGCCTGCAGGAACAAGAGCAGTCTGTCGCTTCTGTTTCTGGACATAGATCATTTCAAGGCCTTCAATGACTCCCATGGTCACAGCTGCGGGGATTTTGTGCTGATCAAGGTGGCTGACCTGATCCGGGGCAGTATACGACGGGGGGATATTGCCGCCCGCTACGGAGGAGAGGAATTTACCGTTCTTCTGCCGGATACGGACAGTAAAATGGCCCTTCTTGTTGCCGAGAGAATCCGCAGAAAAATCAGCCAGGAAGACTTCGCATATGAAGGGGAAACCGTCAAAACCACGATTTCCATCGGTGTTGCGGAGCTTGAGACTGAACGGGATTTTACCAGCGAATCCCTTATCAAACGCGCCGATACAGCCCTCTACCAGGCCAAGGAACAGGGTCGGAACCAGGTTGTACTGGCACAGTAA